A single window of Pseudomonas lutea DNA harbors:
- a CDS encoding alkaline phosphatase D family protein has translation MSRFDLTRRRIIQAAGAGLLLPGLAPAVIASVKDRPKMTDGVQSGDVLGDRAMVWSRSDRPAWMVVEWDTRSMFTQPRRAVSLLADQRTDFTARVELTGLPADQAIFYRVYFEDAQSRVASEPWFGHLRSVPVNRRNIRFVWSGDTVGQGFGINPDIGGMRIYEAMRLRLPDFFIHSGDTIYADGPVPAEVVTEGGRIWRNITTEEKSKVAETLDEYRGAYRYNLMDDNLRRFNAEVPQIWQWDDHEVTNNWSPSKQLDDRYKVKDIQLLASRGRQAFLEYAPMRLQSADNGGRVYRKLGYGPMLDVFVLDMRSYRDGNDANLADKPGPTTAFLGREQLDWLKRELQASTAQWKVIAADMPIGLGVPDGEISPGVMRWEAIANGDNGAPKGREMEVAELLGFLRQQKVRDTVWLTADVHYCAAHHYHPDQAIFQDFDPFWEFVAGPLNAGSFGPNTLDKTFGPELVFQKAPPAQNTSPFAGFQFFGEVNIDGQSAEMTVTLRDLDGVSVFEKKLQPANPA, from the coding sequence ATGTCCCGGTTTGACCTGACCCGCCGCCGTATCATTCAGGCTGCTGGCGCCGGATTGTTGCTGCCGGGGCTCGCACCCGCTGTGATTGCGTCCGTGAAGGACCGCCCCAAGATGACCGACGGGGTGCAGTCCGGCGATGTCCTCGGCGACCGCGCGATGGTCTGGAGCCGCAGTGATCGCCCCGCCTGGATGGTGGTTGAATGGGACACCCGCAGCATGTTCACCCAGCCGCGCCGCGCGGTTTCGTTGCTCGCCGACCAGCGCACCGACTTTACCGCCCGCGTCGAGTTGACGGGCTTGCCGGCCGATCAGGCCATTTTCTACCGCGTCTACTTCGAAGACGCTCAAAGCAGGGTTGCCAGTGAACCGTGGTTTGGTCATCTGCGCAGCGTGCCGGTCAATCGACGCAACATCCGCTTCGTCTGGAGCGGCGACACGGTAGGGCAGGGCTTCGGCATCAACCCTGACATCGGCGGCATGCGCATCTATGAAGCGATGCGCCTGCGCCTGCCGGACTTTTTCATCCACAGCGGCGACACCATTTACGCCGATGGGCCTGTACCCGCCGAAGTCGTCACCGAGGGTGGACGCATCTGGCGCAATATCACTACCGAAGAAAAGAGCAAGGTCGCCGAAACCCTCGACGAATACCGAGGCGCCTACCGCTACAACCTGATGGACGACAACCTGCGACGCTTCAACGCCGAGGTCCCGCAGATCTGGCAGTGGGACGACCACGAAGTGACCAACAACTGGTCGCCGAGCAAGCAGCTGGATGACCGCTACAAGGTCAAGGACATCCAGTTGCTGGCCTCGCGCGGCCGCCAGGCGTTTCTGGAATACGCACCGATGCGCCTGCAGAGCGCCGACAACGGCGGGCGCGTGTACCGCAAGCTCGGTTACGGCCCGATGCTGGACGTCTTCGTGCTCGACATGCGCAGCTACCGCGACGGCAACGATGCCAATCTGGCCGACAAGCCGGGGCCGACCACCGCCTTTCTGGGTCGTGAGCAACTGGACTGGCTCAAGCGCGAACTGCAGGCCTCGACGGCGCAATGGAAAGTCATCGCCGCTGACATGCCGATAGGGCTCGGCGTCCCGGACGGTGAGATCAGCCCCGGCGTGATGCGCTGGGAAGCGATCGCGAACGGCGACAATGGCGCGCCAAAGGGCCGTGAAATGGAAGTCGCCGAGTTGCTGGGATTCCTGCGCCAGCAGAAGGTGCGCGACACCGTCTGGCTAACCGCCGATGTGCACTACTGCGCCGCGCATCACTACCATCCCGATCAGGCAATATTTCAAGACTTCGACCCGTTCTGGGAATTCGTCGCCGGGCCGCTGAATGCCGGCAGCTTCGGGCCTAACACGCTGGACAAGACGTTTGGGCCTGAGCTGGTGTTTCAGAAAGCCCCGCCCGCGCAGAACACTTCGCCGTTCGCCGGGTTCCAGTTCTTTGGTGAGGTCAACATTGATGGGCAGAGCGCCGAGATGACGGTGACCCTGCGGGATCTGGATGGCGTGTCGGTGTTCGAGAAAAAGCTGCAACCTGCCAATCCGGCCTGA